A stretch of the Nitrososphaera sp. genome encodes the following:
- a CDS encoding nucleotide sugar dehydrogenase, whose product MKRTAAKTVSSTSLADSADKHVFSSSKVKSKLRSGDLKIAMYGLGHVGSPLAAAWLRAGAYVIGFDKSPAVLANARQGRTHVPEPGVNEAFSRGIKTKHFLVYDDPVKAAHESFLKMICVPVLLTDGSFSADLSAIKQVASTIARGMKKGDIVSLNPSVPPGTSEDVILPILEKESGLTVEKDFFMLYNPERIYEGRAIEDIEERYPAVISGAGPRSLELGKALYSFIFKKGVIQLSSMRTAETEKLLEGIYRDVNIALANELAKFCERIGVDFWEAREAANSQPFSHIHRPGAGVGGACIPVYPHFVLHTADAMKIDCNITRLSRNVNDTMPAYCAQQAVSLLNAHSSDATIAVLGLAFRGGVSDTRLSPTYDVISELQKLRVGRIRVHDPLVKADARLEKEGIPVTQNLKQAIDGADLIMLVADHPEYRELSSKITGATPIYDGRGMLDRSKFQHGRIASIGRPRPQAG is encoded by the coding sequence ATGAAGAGAACAGCCGCCAAGACAGTGTCTTCGACATCCCTGGCCGACTCAGCAGACAAGCACGTTTTCTCGTCTTCAAAGGTGAAAAGTAAGCTGAGGTCCGGCGATCTAAAGATAGCGATGTATGGCCTTGGTCATGTCGGCTCACCCCTTGCAGCGGCCTGGCTTCGAGCAGGAGCGTATGTCATAGGCTTCGACAAATCGCCGGCCGTACTCGCGAATGCGAGGCAGGGCAGGACACACGTGCCGGAACCCGGAGTCAACGAGGCATTCTCAAGGGGTATCAAGACAAAGCATTTTCTGGTTTATGACGACCCTGTAAAGGCAGCACACGAGTCTTTTCTAAAAATGATATGCGTTCCTGTCCTTTTGACAGATGGCAGTTTTTCTGCCGATCTCAGCGCGATAAAGCAGGTCGCATCTACCATAGCCAGAGGGATGAAAAAAGGTGATATCGTATCTCTCAACCCGAGCGTGCCTCCTGGGACTTCGGAAGACGTCATTCTTCCTATCCTTGAAAAAGAAAGTGGGCTTACCGTCGAGAAAGATTTCTTTATGTTGTACAATCCCGAGAGGATATACGAAGGCAGGGCGATAGAGGATATTGAGGAAAGGTATCCCGCCGTAATTTCTGGCGCCGGGCCGAGGAGCCTCGAGCTTGGGAAGGCCCTTTACTCCTTCATTTTCAAAAAAGGAGTAATTCAACTTAGCAGCATGAGAACTGCCGAGACTGAAAAGCTTCTGGAAGGGATATACCGGGATGTCAACATCGCACTTGCAAACGAGCTCGCAAAATTTTGCGAGAGAATAGGCGTTGACTTTTGGGAAGCCCGAGAGGCCGCCAATTCACAACCATTCTCACATATCCATAGGCCCGGCGCTGGCGTAGGAGGCGCATGCATCCCGGTGTATCCTCACTTTGTACTTCATACCGCCGATGCCATGAAGATTGACTGCAATATTACACGCCTGAGCAGAAACGTCAACGACACGATGCCTGCCTATTGCGCTCAGCAGGCAGTCAGTCTACTTAATGCTCACAGTTCTGATGCAACTATCGCAGTTCTTGGCCTCGCGTTTCGGGGAGGTGTTTCAGACACCCGACTATCGCCTACCTATGATGTCATAAGCGAGCTTCAAAAGCTCCGAGTCGGACGGATCCGCGTTCACGACCCGCTGGTCAAGGCCGACGCAAGGCTCGAAAAGGAAGGAATACCCGTTACGCAAAATCTAAAGCAGGCAATTGACGGCGCCGATTTGATAATGCTAGTAGCTGATCATCCTGAGTACCGCGAGCTGAGCTCTAAAATCACCGGAGCGACTCCCATATATGACGGGCGCGGAATGCTGGATAGATCGAAATTCCAGCACGGTAGAATCGCTTCAATAGGCAGACCTCGGCCGCAGGCAGGTTAG
- the mtnA gene encoding S-methyl-5-thioribose-1-phosphate isomerase: MLLTVAWDEDAGSLKLIDQTKLPSRLVYKNCKDYREVADAIKRLVVRGAPAIGVAAAFGLALAARQSAAKTKDDFIADMSTAFELLRSTRPTAVNLFWALERVMDKAKKSKSVEQAKSDVLNEALVMANEDIESNRSLGSHGARMFTDGDVVLTHCNAGSLATVAYGTALGVIRSARESGKRLSVVATETRPVMQGARLTAFELQHDGVDVSLIPDTAVGHMMSRGIIQRVIVGADRVLRTGHVFNKIGTYQVAILARKHQIPFYVAAPLSTFDFESNPEDVVIEERSIDEVVKVGKKRIAPRGVRIFNPAFDMTPPELISGIITERGILNPPFEKNLKTLLG; encoded by the coding sequence CTGTTACTCACCGTCGCCTGGGACGAGGATGCCGGCAGCCTGAAGTTGATTGATCAGACCAAGCTTCCAAGCCGTCTCGTTTACAAGAATTGCAAGGATTATCGTGAAGTGGCCGACGCCATCAAAAGGCTTGTCGTGCGGGGCGCGCCTGCGATTGGAGTGGCGGCGGCCTTTGGCCTCGCGCTCGCGGCCAGGCAAAGTGCGGCAAAGACGAAAGATGATTTCATTGCAGACATGTCCACCGCATTCGAGCTCCTGCGGTCAACACGCCCGACAGCTGTGAACCTCTTTTGGGCCCTTGAAAGGGTAATGGATAAAGCGAAAAAATCTAAAAGTGTTGAACAAGCGAAGTCGGACGTCCTAAATGAAGCGCTGGTCATGGCAAACGAAGACATCGAGTCGAACAGGAGCCTTGGGTCCCACGGCGCACGGATGTTTACTGATGGCGACGTTGTATTGACACACTGCAACGCCGGTTCGCTGGCAACGGTCGCATACGGGACCGCATTGGGGGTCATAAGGTCTGCGCGTGAATCGGGGAAGAGGCTCAGCGTTGTAGCCACGGAGACAAGGCCTGTGATGCAGGGAGCTCGACTAACCGCCTTTGAGCTGCAGCACGATGGTGTTGATGTTAGCCTTATACCGGACACAGCAGTAGGTCACATGATGTCGCGGGGAATAATCCAGAGAGTGATTGTCGGCGCGGACAGGGTCCTGCGCACAGGACATGTCTTTAACAAAATAGGTACATACCAGGTTGCAATCCTGGCAAGGAAACACCAGATTCCGTTCTACGTGGCCGCCCCGCTTTCGACTTTTGACTTTGAAAGCAATCCGGAAGACGTTGTAATCGAAGAGCGGTCTATTGACGAGGTGGTCAAGGTAGGGAAAAAGCGCATCGCCCCCAGAGGCGTCAGGATATTCAACCCGGCCTTTGACATGACTCCTCCAGAGCTCATATCTGGCATCATTACAGAACGCGGGATACTCAATCCTCCGTTTGAAAAAAACCTCAAAACGCTCTTGGGCTAG